The genomic interval CTATCTTGTAGAGAACAGATGCACTATCGCTTACGAAGCACAAGCAATTAACAACCTACAATTATTTAAACTTACTACATTATGTCAGCAGCTTATCACAAGTTTACGCTCGGCAACACGCTTACAGACGAGCAAAAAGCGTTTTTCGAAGAGCACGGCTACATTCACTTTTCCGGATTCCTTTCACCGGAAGAAGTACAGGAAATTGTCAGCGCTTCGGAAGAAGTGCAGCAGAACTGGATTGCCAACAAAGTAGAAAAAGTGAATGGCGTTCCTGTAAAGTACGGGAAAGACCTTGATGGCAAACCCATTGTACAACGTTTTGCATTTTTAAACCAGCATACAAAAGTGCTTGCAGACCTTCTCAAGGATAACCGGCTGCAGGCATTGCTTCAGTTAATAGGGCCGGGCGCCCGTATCGGTGCGGATGAAAAAGACGGGATGGTACTGAATCATTACGTGAATGGTCCTGAAAGTACCTTTACTAAAATGGGATGGCATACGGACGGTTTACGCGATATTTTCCTTGGCGGCAAACTGAATCCGATGTTGAATGTGGGCATACATCTCAGCACATTGCGCCCTGAAAATGGCGGCCTTCGCATTATACCAGGCACACATAAGCAGGGCATTCTGAGTATGTTGTTCCGCAAGAAATATTTCATCGGTCATAAACCCGATAAGAATGAACTGGCCATCACGCCGAGGGCGGGCGATCTTACAGTACATGACGGACGCTTATGGCATCGTGTTGCGAAATCAGATATCATTGGGGAAGAAAGCCGGAGAAGGGTGATCTATGTGCCCATCATTGCGGGCAAATATGAACCCAAACATGAGAACAGTCCCACCTTACTTTATCAACGTCTGGCAGGTGTTATTCTCAAATAATCCCTGCTTATACATCATTGCAAAATGGCGGATCTGCAGGTCCGTCATTTTTTTTCTCATTAATAAGCTGTCTTATTTTGCTGCTTTTCTTCAAACCGCTTCCTGTTCTCCAATATTGTGTCCATATGGGTATGGCCCCAGGCAGCGAGTTGCTGAATGTGCGGGACAAGGCTCTTTCCCAACCCGGAAAGTTCATATTCTACTCTCGGTGGTATCTCAGGGTAGAATTGCCTTATAATCAGTCCGTCCGATTCGAGCGAGCGCAATGTGACTGTCAGCATCTTCTGCGAAATATCGCCTATCGTCTGCGCTATCTGGCTAAAACGGAGCTTTCCCTCGTGGGACAACAATTCTATTATCAGGATAGACCATTTATCGCCAAACCTGTCCAGCACCTGCCGGATAGGGCAAGTCCCACCTCTCCAGATCTTTTCACCACTTTTTCTACTCATAACATATTGATTTCTACGATTGTTACTAAAAGGTTAGTAAGTTGCTGCGGTGAAACGTTCTTGTTTTACAATAACTCTCCTCCTACCTTTGGCTTTCTAAAAGAAAGTAACTCTCTAAAAGGAGTAAAATTATCACAAATATTTAAGATTATGAGAAAACGGGAATAATGTGAAGTATTAACCTAGTTTAAGATTTTCATTAACGATATATGTTGAAACATCTATTATCCAAAAAAAGATATACTTTTGAATTCTAAACAAGAGCAAACATGAAAAAAATCACAATCATCGCCTCTTTATTGGCCCTTTCAGCAACTACTTTTGCACAAACAACATGGTCTGTAGACAAAGCTCACTCAAGACTTGGTTACAGCGTTTCTCACATGACCATCTCTGAGCAGGAAGGTAACTTCAAAGATTACGATGTAAAGATCACCACTACTAAAGATGACTTCTCTGACGCTTCTTTCGAAGTAACTATCAATGTGAACAGCATCAACACTGAAAACGAAATGCGTGACAAGCACCTGAAGAGCCCAGACTTCTTCGATGCTGAGAAATTCTCTACCATCACTTTCAAGAGCACTTCCTTCAAGAAAGTAAGCGGTAAACAATACAAACTGACTGGCGATCTGACCCTGCATGGCGTAACTAAACCAGTTACTTTAACTGCAGTTTACAACGGTACTGTTGAGAATCCAATGAGCAAAAAACCAGTAGCTGGTTTCACTATCACCGGTGCTATCAAACGTGCTGATTTCGGTTTCGCTACCGCTATGCCAGCTGCTGTACTGGGTGAAACTATCAGCCTGAGAGCAAGTGGTGAATTCACTAAATAATAAAGAAGGCAATGAAAAGATTAATTATATTTTCATCAACACTGCTGCTGTCGGCAGCAGTGTTTGCCTACGCTGTACTGGCGCAGGCCTGGAACATCAGTGGTAAATACAATATCAGCTTCTCCAGCAGTGCTGCAGGCGGTATCTTCAAAACCTTCAAAGGCACCATTGCGTTCGACGAACAGAACCTGGCGGCTTCCAATTTTAACGTTACTGTAGATGTTGCCTCTATCAATACCGGCAACGCCCTCCAGAACAAACACGCTAAAAGCGACGAATGGTTTGATGCTGCGAAATACCCTGAGATCAAATACACTTCCAAAAAGATCGTGAAAGCGGGCGCTGGCTACCAGGTAACCGGTGATCTTGAGATTCACGGCGTTAAGAAGGAATTCACTATTCCTTTCACCTTTAAGAAAGCTGGCAACGCCGCTACCTTCAATGGCACATTCAAAGTGAACCGCAACGATTTCCATATTGGCAAACCAGGCGGCGACGTTCCGGATGTGATCGATGTTACAGTAGCTGTTCCTGTTGTTAAAGCCTAATCTTCAAATAGCATTTATGGGTAAAAAAATATTGCTGCTTGCGGTGCTCGCAGTATTGGTGGGTGTTCTTTCAGGCATAGCTGGTGTCGTTTACCAGAAAGTGTATATTGAAACTGTAGGTGAAGGCTTCGTAAATATCGCCAGCGTAAAAAATATTATGACGGGCTGTATACTGGGTACACTGGTAGCCGCTGTTGGTTACTTCCTGCTCAGCCTCGTTTTGAAGGGCAAAACAGAAATGGTATTTAACATCCTGTTTGTCATTCTTTCTTTTGCAAGCATCCTGGGACCAATTGGTTTCAAATTACCACTGGATCAGGACTCGCCTGAATTATTCCCCGGACTGACAGTGCCCATGCACTTTTTTCCGGCACTCGGGTGGTTTGCACTAAGGCCATTTTTTGGTAAATCAATCTAACTGTACACAGATACGATATAAAAAAAACGCCCCTCCCGGAGCGTTTTTTTTTATGTCTGTGAATATGCTTCTTACACAAATGAGCTGAATCCCGTAATGGCACGTCCCACAATCAGTGTATTGATCTCTTTCGTGCCTTCGTAAGAGTAGATCGCTTCCGCATCGGCAACAAAGCGGGCTACATTGTACTCCAGCAATATGCCGTTGCCTCCCATTACTTCCCGCGCTCCTCTTACCACGTCCCGCGTTCTGAGAGAACAGAATACCTTGGCAATAGACGCATGCTCATCTGCCAGCAGGCCCTGGTCCTGTAACTCAGATAAACGATATACCATGGTTTGCATAGCCGTCAGGTTAGACAGCATTTCCACCAGGTGGTTCTGTATGAGCTGGAAAGAAGCGATCGGCTTCCCGAACTGCTTTCTTTTCAGCGTATATGCCAGGGCATTTTCGTACGCGCCGCGTGCACAGCCTACGGCCAGCCAGGCTACACCCGCCCTGGTCATACGCAGTACTTTGGCGGTATCTTTAAAGGAATTGGCGTGCTCGAGGCGGTCTTTCTCTTCCACTACACAATCTTTCAGGGTGATCAGTCCATTCTGCACTATGCGCAGGGCCATTTTGCCATGCATCTTTTCCACGCTGAAACCGGGTGTACCTTTCCGCAGCAGGAAGCCCTTTACCTGGTTGTCATCCACATCCCTCGCCCAGATCACTACCACATCGGCAAAAGTGGCATTACCGATCCATTTCTTCTGGCCATTCAGTACCCAGGTATCCCCTACCCGTTTTACGGTGGTGGTAAGTCCGCCGGCAGCCCCGGAACCCACTTCCGGTTCCGTGAGGCCAAAAGCGCCAATCTTCTTTAACTGCTGCATGTCTGGCAGCCATTCCTTCTTCTGGGCCTCTGATCCCAACAGGTAAATGGAGCCCATGGCCAATCCGCTCTGTACACCGAAAAAAGTGGCCATAGAGCAGTCTACCCTGGCTATTTCCATGGTAACGATCCCCTCCATCAGGAAAGACTTGTTTGGCCCTCCGTAGCCCTCATACGTGGAACCGCAGATATTCAGGGCTGCCATTTTGGGCAGCAGTTCGAAAGGAAATTCTGCCTTCATCCAGTATTCATTCACTACGGGCTGGATCTCCTGTTCCATAAATTGCCTTACCCGCAGCTGCAGCGCTTTATCCTCCGGCGACAACATGCTGCTGAGATCATAAAAATCCCCGTTCACGGGTGGCAACTCTTTTTTCTGCCCTCCGCCACTGCTTTGGAGCATCCTCATTAAGCCTGACAATTGCTGGTCGTTCATCTTGCCAACAGTTGCCATTACCTTAGGCAGATCTATCTTCTCCGATAAACGCCCTAATTGTTCAAAATCAATGCTCTTCAGTAAGTGGAAGGCCTGTCTGATGGTGGATAATTTAACTGCCATGGAATAGATTTAGTGCATTAAATTACCCAAAACTGTCAAATGTTTATTCCACCTGGAAGATTAATTTGGAGGAATCGGTGGATAGACGGATGTGGGACATTTCCAGCTCCACCTTTTCCGTTACTTTCTTACGGGCTATTAAATTGTAGGGAAAACGTAACCAGATCTTGAACTTAATAGCAGGTTCTTCATTATCAAGCCGGTAGCCAAATCTTATTTCTCTGATCTTATTCCGTCCCAGGGCATTGGTGAGGTGACGGACCACCTCCGTCGGATTTTCCAAAGTTGTGTATTCTTGCATGATGATGGCTTAGGTTTAACTCCTAAAAGGTAACTTTCAATAAAAAATATATAACGATTGCGACCATTTCACAGGGGCTTCAGAGAACAGGACCTCAGGCTCAGCTGTAAATTTCAGATCTAAACAGGTATCTTTGGGAGAACACCTTCCATTTATGTAAACGCTGATGAAACTATACCTATTCTCTCCCATCGAAAAAAAATACAGGGAAGAATTTAATCATCATACAATGCTGCAGAACATAAAAGTTACAGCATTCATCTCACTCACCGTTGCTATCACTGCAATGACGGTACGTGTCATATCCTGGATTGTCCCTTACCAGGCAATGGTTTCATCCGATCAGTTCAATGAATACCGGATCATTAACAATTATACAATTATCACTTCCACGCTTTTTGCAGGCCTGCTTTTTTTCATCTGGAAGAAGTCCGCTCCAAAACAGCAAAATCGATACCATTTTATCAGCATCCTCTACTCACTGTCGTTTATCGGTTCCTGCATGGCCCTTACTTTCGTGGCGCAGCATAACCCTAAAAACACGATGACAATGATGCTGTTAGGACTGATCAGCGTGGGGGTACTGCTGGTGTACTCACTTCGTAATCTCTTACTGGTAGCCGGCTCCACCATTGTTACGTTTATGTTATTCTTTCACATCTTCCAGCTGTCTGCCGATACGCGTTCACTGAATTATGTGGTATTCTGGTTGATCATTACCTGTTTCCTGTTTATTTCCCGCCTCATATATTCATATCATGCGAATTACTTTATCAAGCTAAAAACCATCGAAGACAAGAACAGGGAAATCGAAAAAGCGAACCAACTGAAGAATAAAATACTCGCTATTGTGGCGCATGACCTGCGCAACCCCATTTCGGGAATACGGTCTGTAACGCATCTTATGCAGGAATACCCTTATACGAAAGACCAGGAAGAGAAATACCTCTACTGGATCATGGATGCCTGTAAAACAGCTGACCAGATCATCGAGGAATTGCTGATGGCTGCAAAACAGCGGGAAGCTGACCTCTTGCAGACGGATTATGTGTCGCTGAACGAATGGTTGAAACATGTACGGGACAACTGGCTGCAGCAATCGAACTTTAACAGGGATATTATGCTGGAATTGCCGCAACAGGAGTTGAAAGCGCGTATCCATACGGGGAAGATGCAGCGCGTGGTCGATAACCTGCTGCACAATGCCGCGAAATTCACGCCTGCAGAGGGTAATATCACTTTGGGCATGCAACAGTACAGGGGCGGCGTGCGTATATCCGTTACGGATACGGGTATCGGTATTCCTCAGGAACTACTTCCCACACTATTCGACCAGTTTACTGCTTCGAGCCGCCAGGGATTGAACAATGAACCTTCCAATGGCCTCGGACTGCATATCTGTAAACAACTGGTGCAGGAACACGGTGGCAGCATTTACGTTAGTTCCGAAGAGAACCAGGGAACTATCTTCAATATAGATCTCCCCTTTACACTACTATAACCGCTAACGTTATTTATTTTCCATCTCCGGACAGTTGCGGGCATCTTTATTGTCGTACTGCACTATAAGGGCCATCAGGCGCTTTTTCAGATCAGCTGTATTCTGCTCCCGGATTTCCTATTGCAGCTATTATGCAGCTCTCCTTCACCGTTCACCGCTGGCATAAAGGAAATAGCCCGCATATCTGCAGGCGCTTTTACACCGGCAATATCCGGTAAGGCAGGCGCCAGTCACTAAGGTTGCTCTGCTGGGGCCACAAATGGGGTTTGTGACCAAGGGTGAGGTTGAACAAATCCCTTCACGGGCAATCCTGTCGATATCCGGCGTTTGCACATACCTGTTACCATAGGCGCTGATGGCCGGGAAGTGTGATCATCCGAAAGAATGAAGATGATATTTGGTCGTTTCGACTGGCCGCTCAGTTTGGCGGGCGCAAGGAGTACAATTAGTGCGACAAATACAGTTTTTCCACATACACATAGAGATACTCGTTTAGCCATAGTATCCTACGTGCCCGTACATATTCTCAGGGATACGATGTGGCGCCTTTTCCACGATCTTCCACATGTACGACCTGGAGTATACGTGTGGCAATTGCATTCACTAACTGGGGATCCGCTGCATAGTCTGCATTAGGCTGCAGGTCGCCATTGCCCTGTAACAGATAATCGATAGAGTGATCCTCGTCGAGTACAGCTTTATAGTGCTCTATCCCCTTTGATTCGTGAGGTTGAACAACAACTACATAGTTGTCTCCTTTCAAATCAAAATCTAATGTAAAATCTTTCATACGGCATTTTGTTTAGGAAGAACAGTTGTATGTAATCTAAATATAACAAAATTAAGGCCATGTGGTTGCAAAAAGATTTCATTATGCACTAGTCTTCTTTTGCCCCTTTTTCTCCTGTAAACCAGTGCTCTTTCTGCTTAAATAGTACATTAAAGGTAGTAAGTGATCCGTATATCCTGGTAATATACTGCTGCATATTTATTTTGTCTTCGTCACTTAATTGCTTGTGACTGTTTATCTGCTGCTCCAATACACGAAGGCGGTCGCGGACCATCACTATTTTATGAAAAAACGCTTCAATGGGTATCTCCTTGGGCTTCAATGAAGGATCTTTAGGTTGCAATGTCATTACGCCCCCCTCCCATCTTTCACCCAGCGGAACCACTTCTGTCAGCCCGCCCCATAGCCGTAGTATTTTCAGCAGGGACGTTTCAACAGATGATACGGTTTCCAGTTCTATGCTTTGATTCTCGATGTGCAGTATTTCAAAAAGAGGGTCTGTTTTATCGACCTCAATAATGCCCTGATCCATAAAGGTGACTACATACTGCGCATACTTTACGCCGATAATCACTCCCGGGCCATAACGTGCGTGCTGTACCCTTGATCCCTTACCGGCAGTTAATTCTTCCATTGATGCGAAAATTTACCTGACAATATAATACAAGTTATTGAAAAAGTGCATTTTGTGAAATATCACTCCATATTCACAATCGCTTTTATAACGCCGTTGGCCGGATTCAGCCAGCTTTCAAATTCATCTTTTACCTCCCCGAAATGGACCCTGTGGGTAATGTAGGTAGTAGGATCGACCTCTCCGCTTTTCATACAGCGGATCACATGTTCAAAATCCTCCCGGGTAGCATTCCTGCTACTCATGAGGGTGGCTTCCCTTTTGTGGAATTCCGGGTGGCTCACACAGATCTCGCCTTTCTGCAACCCTACCAGTACATAACGGGCCCCATGCGCCATATAGGCAAAACCACCGTTTATAGCCTGCTGGCTGCCTGTGGCATCAATTACCACTGTCGGCATATCGTCGCCTGTGATCTGCTTTAAAGTGGCCATCACGTCCTCCGTTTTTGCATTGACAGTATGGGCCACTTTCAGCTTCTGTTTACAAAAATCAAGACGGGCGGGATTAATGTCCATCGCAATGACCTGCGCCCCTGCAATCCGCGCAAATTCCATAATTCCCAGCCCTATCGGACCGGCCCCTATCACCAGCACAAATTCCCCGGGCACTACACCGGCACGACGCACGCCATGGGCGCCAATAGCCAGTGGCTCCACGAGCGCCAGCGCGTCCATGCTCAAACCTTCCCCGTGCACCAGGGATGCCGACGGCACCAGCAGATATTCTACCATACCACCGTCCACATGCACACCACACACTTTGATATTTGTACAGCAATTAGGCTTCCCGTTCCGGCAGGCTACACAGGTCCCGCAATTAAAATAGGGAATAAAAGTAACCGGCTCGCCGGCGGTAAAGCCAGGTGCATTGTCAAAAGAGACCAGTTCCCCTGCCAGCTCATGGCCCAGGATGCGGGGATAGGAAAAATAAGGCTGTGTGCCTTCAAAAGCATGCAGATCGGTACCACAAATGCCTATCCTTTTGATCCTGACAATCGCATGATCAGCGGTCAATACAGGCATGTCCGTTTCTCCATATTCAAACTTACCAGGCGTGGTACAGGTGAGTATTTTCATAAAGTGTTCATATTGTGCCGGGCTAAAATAATAAAAAAATAACCGCCCGGTATAAAAAACCGGGCGGTCACCTGTACAATGATACTTATCTGGTATTATTCTTTTCGTACTTTAAGACTGGCAGAATCTTTCGCGGCCTTTTTCTTCCTGTCTTCTTCTTTTTTCTGCTGCTCTTCCGCCTGTTTCCTGGCGGCCTTTTCCTTCTTTTTGTAATAGCCCCTCAACAGGAAATTATGTTTCAAGGCTTCCATATTCTCACTAAAACCATCTGAACCTCTCCGGATGGATTTTACCGTTTTCTTCGCCTCCGTCACAGTACCTTCCAGGCTGTTCGCAAGGCTGTCGCTATACAGCAACCTGCCGATACTGCCCTTTCCCTGGTTGATCTGCGTGGCAATGCCTGCCAGCTGTTCGGTGATCACCTCTGCATTTTCGGCCACGCCGGAAAGCCTGTCAAGCACCCTGTCATAATCCATGGGATTCACTGCCTGGATGGCATCCCCATCTTCGACGGGGGTGTCATTCTGCGTACCGGAGCTGATGGTGATCAGTTTATCGCCCATCAAACCATCTGAGCTGATGCCCGCCACGGCGCCCTTCTTAATGAAAGGCTTCACCTTTTCCTTAATACGCAGGGCAACACGGGCAGTTGTATCGGATAATATATCAATACTTTCTACAGTACCTACATTTATACCAACGAAACGCACGTTATTTCCCACCTGCAATCCTCCGACGTTCTTAAAGGTTCCGTAAAGCACAAAAGTCCTCTGAAACAGGCTCTTATTCCTTCCGATCAGGAAAATACCCACTAATAATAGTCCCAGCGTAACTGTAGCAAAGATGCCTACTTTGATTTTCTGTTGTGTTTTCTGCTGCATGCTTTACTATTTAAAAAAGTTATTAATGAGTTCATCCGGCGATTTCGCCAGTTCATCATATGTACCCGTTGCAATAAATTCGCCATCATTCATCACAGCAATACGATCTGCCACTATACGGGCACAGGCCATATCATGCGTGATAATAATGGAAGATGTTTCATATTTTTCCTGCAGCCTCACGATCAGTTCACTGATCTCCCGCGAAGTGATAGGGTCAAGTCCTGTGGTCGGTTCGTCATATAAAATAATCTCCGGACGAAGTATCAGTGTACGTGCCAGTCCTACCCTTTTGCGCATACCTCCCGAAAGATCAGCAGGATATTTATCAATTGCTTCTTCCAGCCCAACACTTTCCAGTACATCTTTCACCCGTTTTTCCATCTCAGCGTCATCTTTCATTTTCAGCACACGGGTAAGGGGAAACAACAGGTTCTCACGCACCGTCATCGAATCGTACAACGCGCCGCTCTGAAAGAGAAACCCCAGCTTGCTACGCAGCTCTTTCAGCTCATCTTCGGGCAGTTCCTTCACCTCTTTGCCGAATACCTTTAAACTGCCATCATCAGGTTCCAGCAGCCCGGCTACACATTGAATGGTCACGGATTTACCCTGACCGGACCGCCCCAATACGACAATATTCTCTCCTTTATGAAGTTCAAGGTTGATGTCCTTTAGTACCTCATTGTCGCCGAACGATTTTTTCAGATGTTCAATACGTATCACAACATCATCTTCTACGGCAGTATGCGTTGTTTTTTCCTCTACGGATGTATCATTCATATCTATCGGCTTAAACATTTAGTAGTTTGCTTTTCCTCTGCAGCGGTATCATTCATGCCAGTCAGCTGAAACATTTGGTAGTTGCTTTTTCCTCTACGGATGTATCATTGATGCCAGTCAGATAAACATTTGGCAGTTGTTTTTTCTGCTACAGATGTATTATTCATGATTCATGCTTGCCGGCCGGACATTTAATAATAGATCAGGTTCGTGAGCTGCACGGCGACAGCATCTATGAATATGATCCATATCGAAGCGCTCACTACGGCAGAGTTGGCGGCGTGGCCCACACTCTCCGTTCCCCGCGATGCATGATACCCTTTATAGCACCCTACGAACCCGATCGCATATCCGAAGAAAAATGTCTTTATCACCGCAGGTATCAGGTCGCTGAACTCCAGTGCATTGAAAGACTTCCGGAAGAACAGCGCAGGGCTGACATGCTCCTGTATATTCACGCCAACCCAGCCGCCCACCAGCGCCAGCCCATCGGCCATGATCGTTAGCAGCGGCACCATGATGGTACAGGCCAGGATGCGCGTTACTACCAGGTATTGCACCGGGTTAGCGCTGGATACTTCCATAGCCGCGATCTGCTCTGTCACTTTCATACTTCCCAGTTCAGCGCCAATGCTGGAAGCTATCTTACCCGTACAGATCAGCGCAATGATAACGGGCCCGATCTCACGCACAATAGAAATAGACACCATACCAGGCACATAACTCTCCGCACCGAAATCTTTCAGCGTAGGTTGTGTTTGCAGTGTAAGTACGAAACCGATAATAAAACCATTGATAGCCACAAGGCCGATGGAACGGTATCCCACAATAAAACACTGACGGAAGAATTCTCCCCACTCAAATCCGTCGCGGAATATATTACGGGCAAACTGACCGGTGAAAACAACCTGGTCTCCAAGCATTTCCATGTATTTGTTAATAGCAGATGTAAGCGCACTGGCCATATTTGTAAGCATTAGGTCAACTGATTCAGGTAGTGGAAATGATCATCCCTGATATAAGAAGGATGGAATTTTCATGCCATGGCAGGAAATAATGGTTTTCAGGCAGAAACAGCAATAAAAACTTACTTTATTGGGTAATATTTTGCCCAACCTGTACAAAGAAGCATAGCATTTCCCAATACTGTTTATTACTTTTGAAAAGAATATGTACACGTCTATGATTCATTTAAAAAGATACCACATATATCTGCTGTTGTTACTGTTTACCCTTGCCTGCGGAGAAAAGAAGGACACAGGCTTTACAATAGAAAAGATCCCCGACCCCATGCAGCATGGTGCTTATGTAAGCAATCCGGATCACCTAGTCAGCCAGGAGACCGAAACCAGGCTCAATGAACAAATGCGGCAACTCGACCAGTCCGGCCGTGCCCAGGTGGCGATCATACTGCTGAATACTATTGGCGATAAAGTTCCGAAAGACGTTGCGCATGATGTTTTCAGGCTGTGGAAACCCGGGCAGCAGGGAAAAGATAATGGCCTCGTGGTATTACTGGTGAATGACCAGCACAGGATAGAATTTGAGACCGGCTATGGACTGGAAGGCGACCTGCCCGACGTGATCTGTTTCCGGATCCAGCAATCAGAAATGCTGCCCTCTTTTAAACAAAACAACATCGATGAGGGCATGTTGAAAGGAATGACGGCGCTTATAAATGTGCTGCAGTCGGCCACAGATACCATAAATATCACACAGGTGGCCCAGGCAGGCGACGCCGCGCCATCCGACACCGAAGCAGCTAACGCTGGAATGGATGCGGCTACAGGTGCCCCTCAGGAACAAACATTCTCTGACGCCATTACCTCTCACGATGTACCGGAACATGAGGCGCCGGGCATCGGCTCACTGATATTGTATGTACTCTACGCATTATTTGCCACCATCTTCGTGGTAAGGCCTGGCATTGCTAAAAGACGTAAGGATCTCCCTCAATTATTCAAAGCAGGGATATGGCATAAGTTCTGGGTATACGCATTGCCGTTTGTAGTGCTGCTTATACTGGTGAGTATCCCGGGGTCTTCGTACCACTGGTGGATGCTCCCTGTTATTGCATACCTGAATCTCCTGGCTTACCTGAGTTACCGTGCATTCACCATCAATAAGAAAGCAGCTGTTTTACTGGCAGGTCTTGACCGCCATGTGCAATATGAAACATTAAACCTGGCGCACGCTAATAGCTGGCTATCTTCGATCCTGTTCCCGCTGCCCCTGCTTGCCTATTCAAGGTGGCATATCATGCGGATGAATAAGCTGCGGTATGATCCCTACAATTGTGAAACTTGTCATCGACCAATGCAGTTATTGAAAAGAGGGAAAAAACGGGAAATGCTGGAGCCGGTACAGGTAGCGGAAGATAAAGTAGGTGCTGTTATTTACGATGTATGGTACTGCAAAAAATGCGAGGAAAAAAAGGTATTAGGTTACCGTAACCTCCGCACGGATGCTACCAATTGCCCTTCCTGCAACGCGCTTACCTTCGTAGCAGGCCGCCGCCGGGTAATAACACCAGCCACAACCCGTCACGAAGGAAAAGGCATCCAGCTTTATGTGTGTAAACACTGTAATTATACCAAGGAAGAAACCTATGTTATTGCTAAGTTATCTTCGGGCGGTTCTTCCGGTTCCTCTTCAGGGTCATCAGGCTCCTCATCCTCGTCTGGTGGCTGGGGAGGAGGCAGTTCCGGAGGTGGCGGCGCCGGCAGCAGCTGGTAAAAAATCTGATCCCTGATCTTGATCATTGTTTATTGTCCGGAATAGGGATATTTTTGCACTTATGAATTCTGAAAAACAACTGAGGAAAGGACCTAACTGGTGGCGTCAATTCGACTTTTTGGGGATGCACCTGCTGCCGATTCTGGCAATTTTCACGCACGTGACAGCTTTTGACTGGATTTTATGTGCCGCATTGTATGTAGTTCGCATGTTCTTCGTAACCGGCGGATATCATCGATATTTTTCCCATCGAACGTTCAAAACTTCGCGCGTATTCCAGTTCATCCTGGCCGGAGGCGCACAGAGCAGTTTACAGAAAGGCGTATTATGGTGGGGTGCCAATCACCGTATCCATCACAAACACAGCGATACTCCGGAGGATCCGCACTCTGCTAATATATATGGTTTCTGGTACGCTCACATGGGCTGGATCATGGGACCTGAATATAAACCAACCCGTTACGACCTGGTAAAGGATTTTAAGCAACCGGAACTGTTCTGGCTGAATAAATACCACTTTGTACCCGGACTGGTACTGGCAGTTGCTGTGTATTTCGTAGG from Chitinophaga filiformis carries:
- a CDS encoding YceI family protein, translated to MKRLIIFSSTLLLSAAVFAYAVLAQAWNISGKYNISFSSSAAGGIFKTFKGTIAFDEQNLAASNFNVTVDVASINTGNALQNKHAKSDEWFDAAKYPEIKYTSKKIVKAGAGYQVTGDLEIHGVKKEFTIPFTFKKAGNAATFNGTFKVNRNDFHIGKPGGDVPDVIDVTVAVPVVKA
- a CDS encoding sensor histidine kinase; this translates as MKLYLFSPIEKKYREEFNHHTMLQNIKVTAFISLTVAITAMTVRVISWIVPYQAMVSSDQFNEYRIINNYTIITSTLFAGLLFFIWKKSAPKQQNRYHFISILYSLSFIGSCMALTFVAQHNPKNTMTMMLLGLISVGVLLVYSLRNLLLVAGSTIVTFMLFFHIFQLSADTRSLNYVVFWLIITCFLFISRLIYSYHANYFIKLKTIEDKNREIEKANQLKNKILAIVAHDLRNPISGIRSVTHLMQEYPYTKDQEEKYLYWIMDACKTADQIIEELLMAAKQREADLLQTDYVSLNEWLKHVRDNWLQQSNFNRDIMLELPQQELKARIHTGKMQRVVDNLLHNAAKFTPAEGNITLGMQQYRGGVRISVTDTGIGIPQELLPTLFDQFTASSRQGLNNEPSNGLGLHICKQLVQEHGGSIYVSSEENQGTIFNIDLPFTLL
- a CDS encoding phytanoyl-CoA dioxygenase family protein encodes the protein MSAAYHKFTLGNTLTDEQKAFFEEHGYIHFSGFLSPEEVQEIVSASEEVQQNWIANKVEKVNGVPVKYGKDLDGKPIVQRFAFLNQHTKVLADLLKDNRLQALLQLIGPGARIGADEKDGMVLNHYVNGPESTFTKMGWHTDGLRDIFLGGKLNPMLNVGIHLSTLRPENGGLRIIPGTHKQGILSMLFRKKYFIGHKPDKNELAITPRAGDLTVHDGRLWHRVAKSDIIGEESRRRVIYVPIIAGKYEPKHENSPTLLYQRLAGVILK
- a CDS encoding acyl-CoA dehydrogenase family protein, with the protein product MAVKLSTIRQAFHLLKSIDFEQLGRLSEKIDLPKVMATVGKMNDQQLSGLMRMLQSSGGGQKKELPPVNGDFYDLSSMLSPEDKALQLRVRQFMEQEIQPVVNEYWMKAEFPFELLPKMAALNICGSTYEGYGGPNKSFLMEGIVTMEIARVDCSMATFFGVQSGLAMGSIYLLGSEAQKKEWLPDMQQLKKIGAFGLTEPEVGSGAAGGLTTTVKRVGDTWVLNGQKKWIGNATFADVVVIWARDVDDNQVKGFLLRKGTPGFSVEKMHGKMALRIVQNGLITLKDCVVEEKDRLEHANSFKDTAKVLRMTRAGVAWLAVGCARGAYENALAYTLKRKQFGKPIASFQLIQNHLVEMLSNLTAMQTMVYRLSELQDQGLLADEHASIAKVFCSLRTRDVVRGAREVMGGNGILLEYNVARFVADAEAIYSYEGTKEINTLIVGRAITGFSSFV
- a CDS encoding YceI family protein; the encoded protein is MKKITIIASLLALSATTFAQTTWSVDKAHSRLGYSVSHMTISEQEGNFKDYDVKITTTKDDFSDASFEVTINVNSINTENEMRDKHLKSPDFFDAEKFSTITFKSTSFKKVSGKQYKLTGDLTLHGVTKPVTLTAVYNGTVENPMSKKPVAGFTITGAIKRADFGFATAMPAAVLGETISLRASGEFTK
- a CDS encoding winged helix-turn-helix transcriptional regulator — encoded protein: MSRKSGEKIWRGGTCPIRQVLDRFGDKWSILIIELLSHEGKLRFSQIAQTIGDISQKMLTVTLRSLESDGLIIRQFYPEIPPRVEYELSGLGKSLVPHIQQLAAWGHTHMDTILENRKRFEEKQQNKTAY